The proteins below come from a single Oncorhynchus keta strain PuntledgeMale-10-30-2019 chromosome 32, Oket_V2, whole genome shotgun sequence genomic window:
- the LOC118377080 gene encoding TBC1 domain family member 17-like: MEPKAETSHKLVFEKEGVYLHTNAKRSNQDTTIPGFIRIVERGGEPALEWSALEDEGRNTAAVFYTKKDGEGGVEDTNFDPGYEPDWAVISTVKRDRVREHPPVKETSQWSFSLPLSELYSLRRSRFSLGRNFMVFTSRGGHPLPPLHFHRGGTRELLRAMQRYIILAPSPVDGRLFLAYPHDSGALSQSFDELHLFDDGSSDLVSRFIQDPYATTFGGFSKVTNFFRGALRPPDSPFHSRGTQDHHGPPSADDEPGFELITCGVELGPKPDVTRGQPLDKWEEFLDPEGRVKDPQQIKELVFRGGITPSLRKDVWKFLLGFYPWNSTLKEREDILRMKTDEYFRMKVQWKSVSEEQEMRNSLLRGYRSLIERDVSRTDRHNTFFSGNDNPGLTLLNDVLMTYCMFNFDLGYVQGMSDLLAPLLFVTQNEVESFWCLTGFMEMVHQNFEESQEAMKQQLLQLSLLMKALDPELLDYLDSQDSGSLCFCFRWLLIWFKREFSFEDILSLWEVLWTRLPCENFHLLMAASILESQRGEFIGSDHDFNTILKHINELTMKLDLQTVLRGAEANYLQLACCKELPVKVQEVIGLYVPPSPDDETSPESESHETQ, translated from the exons ATGGAGCCAAAGGCTGAGACTAGTCACAAG CTGGTGTTTGAGAAGGAGGGGGTTTACCTTCACACCAATGCCAAGAGGAGCAACCAGGACACCACAATCCCAGGATTCATCCGTATAGTGGAACGG GGTGGGGAGCCAGCTTTGGAGTGGAGCGCATTAGAGGACGAGGGCCGCAATACGGCTGCTGTATTCTACACTAAAAAG gatggagaaggaggggtggaggacacCAACTTTGACCCTGGCTACGAGCCAGACTGGGCAGTCATCAGCACAGTGAAGAGAGACCGAGTCAGAGAGCACCCCCCTGTCAAAGAGACAA GCCAGTGGTCGTTCTCCCTGCCTCTGTCGGAGCTGTACTCTCTGCGACGGTCCCGTTTCTCCCTGGGCCGTAACTTCATGGTTTTTACTAGCAGGGGTggccaccccctccctcctctgcacTTCCACAGGGGGGGCACCAGGGAGCTGTTGAGGGCCATGCAGCGTTACATCATCCTGGCTCC ATCACCTGTAGATGGTCGTCTCTTCCTAGCGTATCCCCATGACTCTGGGGCTCTCTCTCAGTCCTTTGATGAGCTGCACCTCTTTGACGATGGAAGCTCCGACCTCGTCTCT AGGTTTATCCAGGACCCTTATGCCACCACCTTTGGGGGATTCTCCAAGGTCACCAATTTCTTCAGAGGGGCTCTACGACCACCAGATTCCCCCTTCCACTCTCGTGGCACTCAGGACCACCATGGGCCCCCCTCAGCTGATGACGAACCAGGCTTTGAGCTCATCACCTGT GGGGTGGAGCTTGGCCCTAAACCAGACGTAACCAGGGGACAGCCTCTCGACAAATGGGAGGAGTTCCTGGACCCAGAGGGGCGTGTGAAGGACCCACAGCAAATCAAAGAGCTGGTCTTCAGGGGG gGTATCACACCATCCCTGAGGAAGGATGTGTGGAAGTTTCTGCTGGGTTTCTATCCCTGGAATAGTACcttgaaagagagggaggacatTCTGAGGATGAAAAC AGATGAGTATTTCAGAATGAAGGTTCAGTGGAAGTCAGTCAGTGAAGAGCAGGAGATGAGGAACTCTCTCCTCAGAGGATACCGCAGTCTGATAG AAAGGGACGTGAGTCGGACGGACAGACACAACACCTTCTTCTCTGGCAATGACAACCCAGGCCTGACTCTTCTCAATGACGTGCTGATGACATACTGCATGTTCAACTTTGATCTGG GCTATGTCCAGGGGATGAGTGACCTCTTGGCTCCTCTCCTTTTTGTCACTCAGAACGAAGTGGAGTCCTTCTGGTGTCTGACAGGTTTTATGGAGATGGTG CACCAGAACTTTGAGGAGTCTCAGGAGGCCATGAAGCAACAGCTCCTTCAGCTCAGCCTGCTGATGAAGGCTCTGGACCCTGAGCTCCTTGACTACCTGG ACTCCCAGGACAGTGGCTCTCTGTGCTTCTGTTTCCGTTGGTTACTGATCTGGTTTAAGAGAGAGTTCTCCTTCGAGGACATCCTGTCCCTTTGGGAG GTTCTTTGGACTCGTCTGCCCTGTGAAAACTTCCATCTGCTGATGGCCGCTTCCATTCTGGAATCACAGAGGGGGGAGTTCATCGGCTCTGACCACGACTTCAACACTATTTTGAAG CACATCAATGAACTGACCATGAAGCTGGATCTGCAGACAGTCCTACGAGGAGCAGAAGCTAACTACCTGCAGCTGGCCTGCTGCAAA GAGCTGCCGGTGAAGGTGCAGGAGGTCATTGGTCTGTACGTTCCCCCCAGCCCTGATGACGAGACGAGCCCAGAATCAGAGTCACATGAGACGCAGTAG